The nucleotide window TGAGACCCGGTAATAAATTGATAAGAGAATTCGGTGGTCTTCACAAATGGATGAATTGGGATAAGCCTATTTTAACTGACTCTGGCGGGTTTCAAGTTTTCAGTCTTAGTCATTTGAGAAAAATATCTGAAGATGGTGTCAAGTTTACTGACCCGAAAACAGGTTCTAAATATTATATGAACCCGGAAGTCTCTATGGAAATTCAACAAGACTTGGGCTCCGATATAGCAATGGCGTTTGATGAATGTGCCCCATATCCTTGTACTTATGAGGAAGCTAAAAAAGCTATGGAACGTACGCACAGATGGCTTGAAAGATGTTGGAAAGCTCATACCCGAGAAGATCAAGCTTTGTTCCCAATTTGTCAAGGGGCTTTCTTTGATGATTTGAGAAAAGAATGTGCAAGTGTTGTTTCTCAATATGACGCCGTTGGTTATGCCATAGGTGGCGTTAGTGTCGGTGAGCCTACTGATATCAAAAATCACTTTGTAGAGTTGACAGCACCTTTGTTACCTCGTTTAAAACCTCGTTATTTGATGGGGGTTGGGACTCCTGAGGATTTATTAGAAGGTGTAAAACGTGGTGTCGACATGTTTGATTGCGTTTTGCCAACCAGAAATGCTCGTCATGGCTCTTTCTTTACTTCTAAAGGTAGAAAAATTATCAAAAATAAAGAATTTGAGCGTGACGCAGGACCTCTTGATGAAAAATGTGATTGTTATGCTTGTCAAAATCACTCACGAGCATATATAAGGCATCTTTACCGTGTGGGTGAAAGCAATGCAGCTATTCTTTTGTCTATTCATAATACAAGATTTTTAATAAGCTTGATGGAACGTATGCGTCAAAGTATTCTTGATGACAGATT belongs to Candidatus Gastranaerophilales bacterium and includes:
- the tgt gene encoding tRNA guanosine(34) transglycosylase Tgt produces the protein MSNKFFNYELQKECKHTGARAGILHTPHGDIKTPVFMPVGTNSAVKMLTNYHLKETKPQIILSNSYHLFLRPGNKLIREFGGLHKWMNWDKPILTDSGGFQVFSLSHLRKISEDGVKFTDPKTGSKYYMNPEVSMEIQQDLGSDIAMAFDECAPYPCTYEEAKKAMERTHRWLERCWKAHTREDQALFPICQGAFFDDLRKECASVVSQYDAVGYAIGGVSVGEPTDIKNHFVELTAPLLPRLKPRYLMGVGTPEDLLEGVKRGVDMFDCVLPTRNARHGSFFTSKGRKIIKNKEFERDAGPLDEKCDCYACQNHSRAYIRHLYRVGESNAAILLSIHNTRFLISLMERMRQSILDDRFPEFYEENINCFK